Proteins from a genomic interval of Homo sapiens chromosome 6 genomic scaffold, GRCh38.p14 alternate locus group ALT_REF_LOCI_2 HSCHR6_MHC_COX_CTG1:
- the BAG6 gene encoding large proline-rich protein BAG6 isoform 24 (isoform 24 is encoded by transcript variant 53), giving the protein MEPNDSTSTAVEEPDSLEVLVKTLDSQTRTFIVGAQMNVKEFKEHIAASVSIPSEKQRLIYQGRVLQDDKKLQEYNVGGKVIHLVERAPPQTHLPSGASSGTGSASATHGGGSPPGTRGPGASVHDRNANSYVMVGTFNLPSEPRVRLVMAQHMIRDIQTLLSRMECRGGPQPQHSQPPPQPPAVTPEPVALSSQTSEPVESEAPPREPMEAEEVEERAPAQNPELTPGPAPAGPTPAPETNAPNHPSPAEYVEVLQELQRLESRLQPFLQRYYEVLGAAATTDYNNNHEGREEDQRLINLVGESLRLLGNTFVALSDLRCNLACTPPRHLHVVRPMSHYTTPMVLQQAAIPIQINVGTTVTMTGNGTRPPPTPNAEAPPPGPGQASSVAPSSTNVESSAEGAPPPGPAPPPATSHPRVIRISHQSVEPVVMMHMNIQDSGTQPGGVPSAPTGPLGPPGHGQTLGQQVPGFPTAPTRVVIARPTPPQARPSHPGGPPVSGTLGAGLGTNASLAQMVSGLVGQLLMQPVLVAQGTPGMAPPPAPATASASAGTTNTATTAGPAPGGPAQPPPTPQPSMADLQFSQLLGNLLGPAGPGAGGSGVASPTITVAMPGVPAFLQGMTDFLQATQTAPPPPPPPPPPPPAPEQQTMPPPGSPSGGAGSPGGLGLESLSPEFFTSVVQGVLSSLLGSLGARAGSSESIAAFIQRLSGSSNIFEPGADGALGFFGALLSLLCQNFSMVDVVMLLHGHFQPLQRLQPQLRSFFHQHYLGGQEPTPSNIRMATHTLITGLEEYVRESFSLVQVQPGVDIIRTNLEFLQEQFNSIAAHVLHCTDSGFGARLLELCNQGLFECLALNLHCLGGQQMELAAVINGRIRRMSRGVNPSLVSWLTTMMGLRLQVVLEHMPVGPDAILRYVRRVGDPPQPLPEEPMEVQGAERASPEPQEWVPIIQQDIQSQRKVKPQPPLSDAYLSGMPAKRRKLRSDIQKRLQEDPNYSPQRFPNAQRAFADDP; this is encoded by the exons ATGGAGCCTAATGATAGTACCAGTACCGCTGTGGAGGAGCCTGACAGCTTGGAGGTGTTGGTGAAGACCTTGGACTCTCAAACTCGTACCTTTATTGTGGGGGCCCAG ATGAATGTAAAAGAGTTTAAGGAGCACATTGCTGCCTCTGTCAGCATCCCATCTGAAAAACAACGGCTCATTTACCAGGGACGAGTTCTGCAAGATGATAAGAAGCTTCAGGAATACA ATGTTGGGGGAAAGGTTATCCACCTGGTGGAACGGGCTCCTCCTCAGACTCACCTCCCTTCTGGGGCATCTTCTGGGACGGGGTCTGCCTCAGCCACTCATGGTGGGGGATCCCCCCCTGGTACTCGGGGGCCTGGGGCCTCTGTTCATGACCGGAATGCCAACAGCTATGTCATGGTTGGAACCTTCAATCTTCCT AGTGAGCCCCGGGTACGGCTGGTGATGGCTCAGCACATGATCAGGGATATACAGACCTTACTATCCCGGATGGAG TGTCGAGGAGGGCCCCAACCGCAGCACAGTCAGCCGCCCCCGCAGCCACCGGCTGTGACCCCGGAGCCAGTAGCCTTGAGCTCTCAAACATCAGAACCAGTTGAAAGTGAAGCACCTCCCCGGGAGCCCATGGAGGCAGAAGAAGTGGAGGAGCGTGCCCCAGCCCAGAACCCGGAGCTCACTCCTGGCCCAGCCCCAGCGGGCCCAACACCTGCCCCGGAAACAAATGCACCCAA CCATCCTTCCCCTGCGGAGTATGTCGAGGTGCTCCAGGAGCTACAGCGGCTGGAGAGTCGCCTCCAGCCCTTCTTGCAGCGCTACTACGAGGTTCTGGGTGCTGCTGCCACCACGGACTACAATAACAAT CACGAGGGCCGGGAGGAGGATCAGCGGTTGATCAACTTGGTAGGGGAGAGCCTGCGACTGCTGGGCAACACCTTTGTTGCACTGTCTGACCTGCGCTGCAATCTGGCCTGCACGCCCCCACGACACCTGCATGTGGTCCGGCCTATGTCTCACTACACCACCCCCATGGTGCTCCAGCAGGCAGCCATTCCCATACAG ATCAATGTGGGAACCACTGTGACCATGACAGGAAATGGGACTCGGCCCCCCCCAACTCCCAATGCAGAGGCACCTCCCCCTGGTCCTGGGCAGGCCTCATCCGTGGCTCCGTCTTCTACCAATGTCGAGTCCTCAGCTGAGGGGGCTCCCCCGCCAGGTCCAGCTCCCCCGCCAGCCACCAGCCACCCGAGGGTCATCCGGATTTCCCACCAGAGTGTGGAACCCGTGGTCATGATGCACATGAACATTCAAG ATTCTGGCACACAGCCTGGTGGTGTTCCGAGTGCTCCCACTGGCCCCCTGGGACCCCCTGGTCATGGCCAAACCCTGG GACAGCAGGTGCCAGGCTTCCCAACAGCTCCAACCCGGGTGGTGATTGCCCGGCCCACTCCTCCACAGGCTCGGCCTTCCCATCCTGGAGGGCCCCCAGTCTCTGGGACACTG GGCGCCGGTCTGGGTACCAATGCCTCGTTGGCCCAGATGGTGAGCGGCCTTGTGGGGCAGCTTCTTATGCAGCCAGTCCTTGTGG CTCAGGGGACCCCAGGTATGGCTCCACCGCCAGCCCCTGCCACTGCTTCTGCCAGTGCTGGCACCACCAACACAGCTACCACAGCTGGCCCCGCTCCTGGGGGGCCTGCCCAGCCTCCACCCACCCCTCAACCCTCCATGGCTGATCTTCAGTTCTCTCAGCTTCTGGGGAACCTGCTAGGGCCTGCagggccaggggctggagggtcTGGTGTGGCTTCTCCCACCATCACTGTGGCGATGCCTGGTGTCCCTGCCTTTCTCCAAGGCATGACTGACTTCTTGCAG GCAACACAGACAgcccctccaccacccccacctcctccacccccaccacctgCCCCAGAGCAGCAGACCATGCCCCCACCAGGCTCCCCTTCTGGTGGCGCAGGGAGTCCTGGAGGCCTGGGTCTTGAGAGCCTGTCACCGGAGTTTTTTACCTCAGTGGTGCAGGGTGTGCTCAGCTCCCTGCTGGGCTCCCTGGGGGCTCGGGCTGGCAGCAGTGAAAGTATTGCTGCCTTCATACAACGCCTCAGTGGATCCAGCAACATCTTTGAGCCTGGAGCTGATGGGGCCCTTG GATTCTTTGGGGCCTTGCTTTCTCTTCTGTGCCAGAACTTCTCTATGGTGGACGTAGTGATGCTTCTCCATGGGCATTTCCAGCCACTACAACGGCTCCAGCCCCAGCTGCGATCCTTCTTCCACCAGCACTACCTGGGTGGTCAGGAGCCCACACCCAGTAACATCCGG ATGGCAACCCACACATTGATCACGGGGCTAGAAGAGTATGTGCGGGAGAGTTTT TCCTTGGTGCAGGTTCAGCCAGGTGTGGACATCATCCGGACAAACCTGGAATTTCTCCAAGAGCAGTTTAATAGCATTGCTGCGCATGTGCTGCATTGCACAG ATAGTGGATTTGGGGCCCGGTTGCTGGAGTTGTGTAACCAAGGCCTGTTTGAATGCCTGGCCCTAAACCTGCACTGCTTGGGGGGACAGCAGATGGAGCTTGCTGCTGTTATCAATGGCCGAATT CGTCGTATGTCTCGTGGGGTGAATCCCTCCTTGGTGAGCTGGCTGACCACTATGATGGGACTGAGGCTTCAGGTGGTACTGGagcacatgcctgtaggcccTGATGCCATTCTCAGATACGTTCGCAGGGTTGGTGATCCCCCCCAG CCACTTCCTGAGGAGCCAATGGAAGTTCAGGGAGCAGAAAGAGCTTCCCCTGAGCCTCAG GAATGGGTCCCTATTATCCAGCAGGACATTCAGAGCCAGCGGAAGGTGAAACCGCAGCCCCCTCTGAGTGATGCCTACCTCAGTGGTATGCCTGCCAAGAGACGCAAG CTCCGGTCTGATATACAAAAACGACTGCAGGAAGACCCCAACTACAGTCCCCAGCGCTTCCCCAATGCCCAGCGGGCCTTTGCTGATGATCCTTAG
- the BAG6 gene encoding large proline-rich protein BAG6 isoform 12 (isoform 12 is encoded by transcript variant 24), whose amino-acid sequence MEPNDSTSTAVEEPDSLEVLVKTLDSQTRTFIVGAQMNVKEFKEHIAASVSIPSEKQRLIYQGRVLQDDKKLQEYNVGGKVIHLVERAPPQTHLPSGASSGTGSASATHGGGSPPGTRGPGASVHDRNANSYVMVGTFNLPSDGSAVDVHINMEQAPIQSEPRVRLVMAQHMIRDIQTLLSRMECRGGPQPQHSQPPPQPPAVTPEPVALSSQTSEPVESEAPPREPMEAEEVEERAPAQNPELTPGPAPAGPTPAPETNAPNHPSPAEYVEVLQELQRLESRLQPFLQRYYEVLGAAATTDYNNNHEGREEDQRLINLVGESLRLLGNTFVALSDLRCNLACTPPRHLHVVRPMSHYTTPMVLQQAAIPIQINVGTTVTMTGNGTRPPPTPNAEAPPPGPGQASSVAPSSTNVESSAEGAPPPGPAPPPATSHPRVIRISHQSVEPVVMMHMNIQDSGTQPGGVPSAPTGPLGPPGHGQTLGSTLIQLPSLPPEFMHAVAHQITHQAMVAAVASAAAGQQVPGFPTAPTRVVIARPTPPQARPSHPGGPPVSGTLQGAGLGTNASLAQMVSGLVGQLLMQPVLVAQGTPGMAPPPAPATASASAGTTNTATTAGPAPGGPAQPPPTPQPSMADLQFSQLLGNLLGPAGPGAGGSGVASPTITVAMPGVPAFLQGMTDFLQATQTAPPPPPPPPPPPPAPEQQTMPPPGSPSGGAGSPGGLGLESLSPEFFTSVVQGVLSSLLGSLGARAGSSESIAAFIQRLSGSSNIFEPGADGALGFFGALLSLLCQNFSMVDVVMLLHGHFQPLQRLQPQLRSFFHQHYLGGQEPTPSNIRMATHTLITGLEEYVRESFSLVQVQPGVDIIRTNLEFLQEQFNSIAAHVLHCTDSGFGARLLELCNQGLFECLALNLHCLGGQQMELAAVINGRIRRMSRGVNPSLVSWLTTMMGLRLQVVLEHMPVGPDAILRYVRRVGDPPQPLPEEPMEVQGAERASPEPQRENASPAPGTTAEEAMSRGPPPAPEGGSRDEQDGASAETEPWAAAVPPEWVPIIQQDIQSQRKVKPQPPLSDAYLSGMPAKRRKLRSDIQKRLQEDPNYSPQRFPNAQRAFADDP is encoded by the exons ATGGAGCCTAATGATAGTACCAGTACCGCTGTGGAGGAGCCTGACAGCTTGGAGGTGTTGGTGAAGACCTTGGACTCTCAAACTCGTACCTTTATTGTGGGGGCCCAG ATGAATGTAAAAGAGTTTAAGGAGCACATTGCTGCCTCTGTCAGCATCCCATCTGAAAAACAACGGCTCATTTACCAGGGACGAGTTCTGCAAGATGATAAGAAGCTTCAGGAATACA ATGTTGGGGGAAAGGTTATCCACCTGGTGGAACGGGCTCCTCCTCAGACTCACCTCCCTTCTGGGGCATCTTCTGGGACGGGGTCTGCCTCAGCCACTCATGGTGGGGGATCCCCCCCTGGTACTCGGGGGCCTGGGGCCTCTGTTCATGACCGGAATGCCAACAGCTATGTCATGGTTGGAACCTTCAATCTTCCT AGTGACGGCTCTGCTGTGGATGTTCACATCAACATGGAACAGGCCCCGATTCAG AGTGAGCCCCGGGTACGGCTGGTGATGGCTCAGCACATGATCAGGGATATACAGACCTTACTATCCCGGATGGAG TGTCGAGGAGGGCCCCAACCGCAGCACAGTCAGCCGCCCCCGCAGCCACCGGCTGTGACCCCGGAGCCAGTAGCCTTGAGCTCTCAAACATCAGAACCAGTTGAAAGTGAAGCACCTCCCCGGGAGCCCATGGAGGCAGAAGAAGTGGAGGAGCGTGCCCCAGCCCAGAACCCGGAGCTCACTCCTGGCCCAGCCCCAGCGGGCCCAACACCTGCCCCGGAAACAAATGCACCCAA CCATCCTTCCCCTGCGGAGTATGTCGAGGTGCTCCAGGAGCTACAGCGGCTGGAGAGTCGCCTCCAGCCCTTCTTGCAGCGCTACTACGAGGTTCTGGGTGCTGCTGCCACCACGGACTACAATAACAAT CACGAGGGCCGGGAGGAGGATCAGCGGTTGATCAACTTGGTAGGGGAGAGCCTGCGACTGCTGGGCAACACCTTTGTTGCACTGTCTGACCTGCGCTGCAATCTGGCCTGCACGCCCCCACGACACCTGCATGTGGTCCGGCCTATGTCTCACTACACCACCCCCATGGTGCTCCAGCAGGCAGCCATTCCCATACAG ATCAATGTGGGAACCACTGTGACCATGACAGGAAATGGGACTCGGCCCCCCCCAACTCCCAATGCAGAGGCACCTCCCCCTGGTCCTGGGCAGGCCTCATCCGTGGCTCCGTCTTCTACCAATGTCGAGTCCTCAGCTGAGGGGGCTCCCCCGCCAGGTCCAGCTCCCCCGCCAGCCACCAGCCACCCGAGGGTCATCCGGATTTCCCACCAGAGTGTGGAACCCGTGGTCATGATGCACATGAACATTCAAG ATTCTGGCACACAGCCTGGTGGTGTTCCGAGTGCTCCCACTGGCCCCCTGGGACCCCCTGGTCATGGCCAAACCCTGG GCTCCACCCTCATCCAgctgccctccctgccccctgAGTTCATGCACGCCGTCGCCCACCAGATCACTCATCAGGCCATGGTGGCAGCTGTTGCCTCCGCGGCCGCAG GACAGCAGGTGCCAGGCTTCCCAACAGCTCCAACCCGGGTGGTGATTGCCCGGCCCACTCCTCCACAGGCTCGGCCTTCCCATCCTGGAGGGCCCCCAGTCTCTGGGACACTG CAGGGCGCCGGTCTGGGTACCAATGCCTCGTTGGCCCAGATGGTGAGCGGCCTTGTGGGGCAGCTTCTTATGCAGCCAGTCCTTGTGG CTCAGGGGACCCCAGGTATGGCTCCACCGCCAGCCCCTGCCACTGCTTCTGCCAGTGCTGGCACCACCAACACAGCTACCACAGCTGGCCCCGCTCCTGGGGGGCCTGCCCAGCCTCCACCCACCCCTCAACCCTCCATGGCTGATCTTCAGTTCTCTCAGCTTCTGGGGAACCTGCTAGGGCCTGCagggccaggggctggagggtcTGGTGTGGCTTCTCCCACCATCACTGTGGCGATGCCTGGTGTCCCTGCCTTTCTCCAAGGCATGACTGACTTCTTGCAG GCAACACAGACAgcccctccaccacccccacctcctccacccccaccacctgCCCCAGAGCAGCAGACCATGCCCCCACCAGGCTCCCCTTCTGGTGGCGCAGGGAGTCCTGGAGGCCTGGGTCTTGAGAGCCTGTCACCGGAGTTTTTTACCTCAGTGGTGCAGGGTGTGCTCAGCTCCCTGCTGGGCTCCCTGGGGGCTCGGGCTGGCAGCAGTGAAAGTATTGCTGCCTTCATACAACGCCTCAGTGGATCCAGCAACATCTTTGAGCCTGGAGCTGATGGGGCCCTTG GATTCTTTGGGGCCTTGCTTTCTCTTCTGTGCCAGAACTTCTCTATGGTGGACGTAGTGATGCTTCTCCATGGGCATTTCCAGCCACTACAACGGCTCCAGCCCCAGCTGCGATCCTTCTTCCACCAGCACTACCTGGGTGGTCAGGAGCCCACACCCAGTAACATCCGG ATGGCAACCCACACATTGATCACGGGGCTAGAAGAGTATGTGCGGGAGAGTTTT TCCTTGGTGCAGGTTCAGCCAGGTGTGGACATCATCCGGACAAACCTGGAATTTCTCCAAGAGCAGTTTAATAGCATTGCTGCGCATGTGCTGCATTGCACAG ATAGTGGATTTGGGGCCCGGTTGCTGGAGTTGTGTAACCAAGGCCTGTTTGAATGCCTGGCCCTAAACCTGCACTGCTTGGGGGGACAGCAGATGGAGCTTGCTGCTGTTATCAATGGCCGAATT CGTCGTATGTCTCGTGGGGTGAATCCCTCCTTGGTGAGCTGGCTGACCACTATGATGGGACTGAGGCTTCAGGTGGTACTGGagcacatgcctgtaggcccTGATGCCATTCTCAGATACGTTCGCAGGGTTGGTGATCCCCCCCAG CCACTTCCTGAGGAGCCAATGGAAGTTCAGGGAGCAGAAAGAGCTTCCCCTGAGCCTCAG CGGGAGAAtgcttccccagcccctggaacAACAGCAGAAGAGGCCATGTCCCGAGGTCCACCTCCTGCTCCTGAGGGGGGCTCCCGGGATGAACAGGATGGAGCTTCAGCTGAGACAGAACCTTGGGCAGCTGCAGTCCCCCCA GAATGGGTCCCTATTATCCAGCAGGACATTCAGAGCCAGCGGAAGGTGAAACCGCAGCCCCCTCTGAGTGATGCCTACCTCAGTGGTATGCCTGCCAAGAGACGCAAG CTCCGGTCTGATATACAAAAACGACTGCAGGAAGACCCCAACTACAGTCCCCAGCGCTTCCCCAATGCCCAGCGGGCCTTTGCTGATGATCCTTAG
- the BAG6 gene encoding large proline-rich protein BAG6 isoform 5 (isoform 5 is encoded by transcript variant 51): MEPNDSTSTAVEEPDSLEVLVKTLDSQTRTFIVGAQMNVKEFKEHIAASVSIPSEKQRLIYQGRVLQDDKKLQEYNVGGKVIHLVERAPPQTHLPSGASSGTGSASATHGGGSPPGTRGPGASVHDRNANSYVMVGTFNLPSDGSAVDVHINMEQAPIQSEPRVRLVMAQHMIRDIQTLLSRMECRGGPQPQHSQPPPQPPAVTPEPVALSSQTSEPVESEAPPREPMEAEEVEERAPAQNPELTPGPAPAGPTPAPETNAPNHPSPAEYVEVLQELQRLESRLQPFLQRYYEVLGAAATTDYNNNHEGREEDQRLINLVGESLRLLGNTFVALSDLRCNLACTPPRHLHVVRPMSHYTTPMVLQQAAIPIQINVGTTVTMTGNGTRPPPTPNAEAPPPGPGQASSVAPSSTNVESSAEGAPPPGPAPPPATSHPRVIRISHQSVEPVVMMHMNIQDSGTQPGGVPSAPTGPLGPPGHGQTLGSTLIQLPSLPPEFMHAVAHQITHQAMVAAVASAAAGQQVPGFPTAPTRVVIARPTPPQARPSHPGGPPVSGTLQGAGLGTNASLAQMVSGLVGQLLMQPVLVAQGTPGMAPPPAPATASASAGTTNTATTAGPAPGGPAQPPPTPQPSMADLQFSQLLGNLLGPAGPGAGGSGVASPTITVAMPGVPAFLQGMTDFLQATQTAPPPPPPPPPPPPAPEQQTMPPPGSPSGGAGSPGGLGLESLSPEFFTSVVQGVLSSLLGSLGARAGSSESIAAFIQRLSGSSNIFEPGADGALGFFGALLSLLCQNFSMVDVVMLLHGHFQPLQRLQPQLRSFFHQHYLGGQEPTPSNIRMATHTLITGLEEYVRESFSLVQVQPGVDIIRTNLEFLQEQFNSIAAHVLHCTDSGFGARLLELCNQGLFECLALNLHCLGGQQMELAAVINGRIRRMSRGVNPSLVSWLTTMMGLRLQVVLEHMPVGPDAILRYVRRVGDPPQPLPEEPMEVQGAERASPEPQRENASPAPGTTAEEAMSRGPPPAPEGGSRDEQDGASAETEPWAAAVPPEWVPIIQQDIQSQRKVKPQPPLSDAYLSGMPAKRRKTMQGEGPQLLLSEAVSRAAKAAGARPLTSPESLSRDLEAPEVQESYRQQLRSDIQKRLQEDPNYSPQRFPNAQRAFADDP; encoded by the exons ATGGAGCCTAATGATAGTACCAGTACCGCTGTGGAGGAGCCTGACAGCTTGGAGGTGTTGGTGAAGACCTTGGACTCTCAAACTCGTACCTTTATTGTGGGGGCCCAG ATGAATGTAAAAGAGTTTAAGGAGCACATTGCTGCCTCTGTCAGCATCCCATCTGAAAAACAACGGCTCATTTACCAGGGACGAGTTCTGCAAGATGATAAGAAGCTTCAGGAATACA ATGTTGGGGGAAAGGTTATCCACCTGGTGGAACGGGCTCCTCCTCAGACTCACCTCCCTTCTGGGGCATCTTCTGGGACGGGGTCTGCCTCAGCCACTCATGGTGGGGGATCCCCCCCTGGTACTCGGGGGCCTGGGGCCTCTGTTCATGACCGGAATGCCAACAGCTATGTCATGGTTGGAACCTTCAATCTTCCT AGTGACGGCTCTGCTGTGGATGTTCACATCAACATGGAACAGGCCCCGATTCAG AGTGAGCCCCGGGTACGGCTGGTGATGGCTCAGCACATGATCAGGGATATACAGACCTTACTATCCCGGATGGAG TGTCGAGGAGGGCCCCAACCGCAGCACAGTCAGCCGCCCCCGCAGCCACCGGCTGTGACCCCGGAGCCAGTAGCCTTGAGCTCTCAAACATCAGAACCAGTTGAAAGTGAAGCACCTCCCCGGGAGCCCATGGAGGCAGAAGAAGTGGAGGAGCGTGCCCCAGCCCAGAACCCGGAGCTCACTCCTGGCCCAGCCCCAGCGGGCCCAACACCTGCCCCGGAAACAAATGCACCCAA CCATCCTTCCCCTGCGGAGTATGTCGAGGTGCTCCAGGAGCTACAGCGGCTGGAGAGTCGCCTCCAGCCCTTCTTGCAGCGCTACTACGAGGTTCTGGGTGCTGCTGCCACCACGGACTACAATAACAAT CACGAGGGCCGGGAGGAGGATCAGCGGTTGATCAACTTGGTAGGGGAGAGCCTGCGACTGCTGGGCAACACCTTTGTTGCACTGTCTGACCTGCGCTGCAATCTGGCCTGCACGCCCCCACGACACCTGCATGTGGTCCGGCCTATGTCTCACTACACCACCCCCATGGTGCTCCAGCAGGCAGCCATTCCCATACAG ATCAATGTGGGAACCACTGTGACCATGACAGGAAATGGGACTCGGCCCCCCCCAACTCCCAATGCAGAGGCACCTCCCCCTGGTCCTGGGCAGGCCTCATCCGTGGCTCCGTCTTCTACCAATGTCGAGTCCTCAGCTGAGGGGGCTCCCCCGCCAGGTCCAGCTCCCCCGCCAGCCACCAGCCACCCGAGGGTCATCCGGATTTCCCACCAGAGTGTGGAACCCGTGGTCATGATGCACATGAACATTCAAG ATTCTGGCACACAGCCTGGTGGTGTTCCGAGTGCTCCCACTGGCCCCCTGGGACCCCCTGGTCATGGCCAAACCCTGG GCTCCACCCTCATCCAgctgccctccctgccccctgAGTTCATGCACGCCGTCGCCCACCAGATCACTCATCAGGCCATGGTGGCAGCTGTTGCCTCCGCGGCCGCAG GACAGCAGGTGCCAGGCTTCCCAACAGCTCCAACCCGGGTGGTGATTGCCCGGCCCACTCCTCCACAGGCTCGGCCTTCCCATCCTGGAGGGCCCCCAGTCTCTGGGACACTG CAGGGCGCCGGTCTGGGTACCAATGCCTCGTTGGCCCAGATGGTGAGCGGCCTTGTGGGGCAGCTTCTTATGCAGCCAGTCCTTGTGG CTCAGGGGACCCCAGGTATGGCTCCACCGCCAGCCCCTGCCACTGCTTCTGCCAGTGCTGGCACCACCAACACAGCTACCACAGCTGGCCCCGCTCCTGGGGGGCCTGCCCAGCCTCCACCCACCCCTCAACCCTCCATGGCTGATCTTCAGTTCTCTCAGCTTCTGGGGAACCTGCTAGGGCCTGCagggccaggggctggagggtcTGGTGTGGCTTCTCCCACCATCACTGTGGCGATGCCTGGTGTCCCTGCCTTTCTCCAAGGCATGACTGACTTCTTGCAG GCAACACAGACAgcccctccaccacccccacctcctccacccccaccacctgCCCCAGAGCAGCAGACCATGCCCCCACCAGGCTCCCCTTCTGGTGGCGCAGGGAGTCCTGGAGGCCTGGGTCTTGAGAGCCTGTCACCGGAGTTTTTTACCTCAGTGGTGCAGGGTGTGCTCAGCTCCCTGCTGGGCTCCCTGGGGGCTCGGGCTGGCAGCAGTGAAAGTATTGCTGCCTTCATACAACGCCTCAGTGGATCCAGCAACATCTTTGAGCCTGGAGCTGATGGGGCCCTTG GATTCTTTGGGGCCTTGCTTTCTCTTCTGTGCCAGAACTTCTCTATGGTGGACGTAGTGATGCTTCTCCATGGGCATTTCCAGCCACTACAACGGCTCCAGCCCCAGCTGCGATCCTTCTTCCACCAGCACTACCTGGGTGGTCAGGAGCCCACACCCAGTAACATCCGG ATGGCAACCCACACATTGATCACGGGGCTAGAAGAGTATGTGCGGGAGAGTTTT TCCTTGGTGCAGGTTCAGCCAGGTGTGGACATCATCCGGACAAACCTGGAATTTCTCCAAGAGCAGTTTAATAGCATTGCTGCGCATGTGCTGCATTGCACAG ATAGTGGATTTGGGGCCCGGTTGCTGGAGTTGTGTAACCAAGGCCTGTTTGAATGCCTGGCCCTAAACCTGCACTGCTTGGGGGGACAGCAGATGGAGCTTGCTGCTGTTATCAATGGCCGAATT CGTCGTATGTCTCGTGGGGTGAATCCCTCCTTGGTGAGCTGGCTGACCACTATGATGGGACTGAGGCTTCAGGTGGTACTGGagcacatgcctgtaggcccTGATGCCATTCTCAGATACGTTCGCAGGGTTGGTGATCCCCCCCAG CCACTTCCTGAGGAGCCAATGGAAGTTCAGGGAGCAGAAAGAGCTTCCCCTGAGCCTCAG CGGGAGAAtgcttccccagcccctggaacAACAGCAGAAGAGGCCATGTCCCGAGGTCCACCTCCTGCTCCTGAGGGGGGCTCCCGGGATGAACAGGATGGAGCTTCAGCTGAGACAGAACCTTGGGCAGCTGCAGTCCCCCCA GAATGGGTCCCTATTATCCAGCAGGACATTCAGAGCCAGCGGAAGGTGAAACCGCAGCCCCCTCTGAGTGATGCCTACCTCAGTGGTATGCCTGCCAAGAGACGCAAG ACGATGCAGGGTGAGGGCCCCCAGCTGCTTCTCTCAGAGGCTGTGAGCCGGGCAGCTAAGGCAGCCGGAGCTCGGCCCCTGACGAGCCCCGAGAGCCTGAGCCGGGACCTGGAGGCACCAGAGGTTCAGGAGAGCTACAGGCAGCAG CTCCGGTCTGATATACAAAAACGACTGCAGGAAGACCCCAACTACAGTCCCCAGCGCTTCCCCAATGCCCAGCGGGCCTTTGCTGATGATCCTTAG